A part of Maridesulfovibrio hydrothermalis AM13 = DSM 14728 genomic DNA contains:
- the pheT gene encoding phenylalanine--tRNA ligase subunit beta translates to MLLSMQWLRDFVPYEGEIQELGDRLTMLGLELEEIFNPFEAITALVVGHIVECEQHPEADKLSVCSVDVGEEELLTIVCGAPNVAKGQNVPVAKVGTIMPGGMKIKKAKLRGVKSLGMICSERELELSDAHEGIMVLPQDLKPGQNFVEAMNMETTVLDLGVTPNRADCLSMLGIAREAALAFDLPLNMPSLNLIESGGNAADMLKINIDDPEFCPLYQARILEGAKIAPSPDWMRYRLLSVGVRPINNIVDVTNYILFELGQPLHAFDKDLLKGDSIRVGFSPEGTKFSTLDEQERTLLDSDLLIWDAERPVALAGVMGGMNSEINDNSTNVVLESAVFRPGTIRKTARRLSLPSEASYRFERGVDQQMNSFAMDRAAQLMSELSGAKIISGVAKNEPKPWVNRTHTYRHARCNSWLGLNLEPEFSKKAFTLMGLNVDDSNADSWKVSTPSYRLDLEREADLYEEVARYFGMDKIPSVLPRISKTFDASIIADTPYGFYRRIKNWGRGAGLHEAINYSFVGDDDLDLLGLPKEGRVNIANPLSEDQNVMRTELAPGLLNTVRHNLAQGNNHIRIFEIAKKFIEDPSSDTNTREQTRLGIMLSGARNASEWPLEQGDADYLDVKGLVEHLISDLKLDKAEFTLTEENSYLEPCVKITCAGDEIGFMGMIKADIADKYHAKKEVWMADLNADLLREKVMAHKIKFAPLPVYPPSRRDVTVIAAVSLQAETIKQAILGLKLPLLESVELVTVFTPEGQDEERNISYRLTYRHAQKTLTDKVVDKEHKKVLAALEKALPVRF, encoded by the coding sequence ATGCTTTTAAGCATGCAATGGCTGCGGGATTTTGTTCCTTACGAGGGAGAAATTCAGGAGCTTGGCGACAGGCTGACCATGCTCGGCCTTGAGCTTGAAGAAATTTTCAATCCGTTTGAAGCTATCACTGCGCTTGTTGTCGGTCACATTGTTGAATGTGAACAGCACCCTGAAGCTGATAAGCTCTCTGTTTGTTCTGTGGATGTAGGTGAAGAGGAACTCCTCACCATTGTCTGCGGCGCACCTAATGTGGCTAAAGGTCAGAATGTTCCCGTTGCAAAAGTAGGAACAATCATGCCCGGCGGTATGAAGATCAAAAAAGCCAAACTCCGCGGAGTTAAGTCTTTAGGTATGATCTGCTCTGAACGTGAGCTGGAACTTTCCGACGCCCATGAAGGCATTATGGTTCTGCCGCAGGACCTGAAACCCGGTCAGAATTTTGTTGAAGCCATGAACATGGAGACAACCGTTCTCGATCTAGGCGTAACTCCCAACAGAGCTGACTGCCTGTCTATGCTGGGCATTGCCAGAGAAGCAGCACTCGCTTTTGACCTGCCCCTCAATATGCCGAGCCTCAACCTGATTGAGTCCGGCGGCAATGCAGCGGATATGCTCAAAATCAACATTGACGATCCTGAATTCTGCCCGCTGTATCAGGCCAGAATTCTTGAGGGGGCAAAGATTGCTCCTTCTCCCGACTGGATGCGCTACCGTCTGCTTTCAGTAGGCGTGCGTCCCATCAACAACATCGTCGATGTGACCAACTATATTCTTTTCGAACTGGGCCAGCCCCTGCACGCTTTCGATAAAGATTTGCTTAAGGGCGATTCTATCAGAGTCGGATTTTCGCCAGAAGGAACAAAGTTCTCTACACTGGACGAACAGGAACGCACTCTGCTCGATTCCGACCTGCTCATCTGGGATGCCGAGCGTCCAGTTGCACTGGCCGGTGTCATGGGTGGCATGAACTCTGAAATCAATGACAACTCCACCAACGTTGTCCTCGAAAGCGCAGTTTTCAGACCCGGAACAATCCGCAAAACAGCCCGCAGACTTTCACTGCCATCTGAAGCGTCTTATCGGTTTGAACGTGGCGTGGACCAGCAGATGAACTCCTTTGCTATGGATCGCGCAGCTCAACTTATGAGTGAACTTTCAGGGGCAAAAATCATATCCGGAGTCGCCAAGAACGAACCCAAGCCGTGGGTGAACCGCACACATACATATCGTCATGCGCGCTGTAACTCCTGGCTGGGCCTTAATCTTGAGCCTGAGTTCAGCAAAAAAGCTTTCACCCTTATGGGGCTGAATGTTGATGATTCCAATGCAGATAGCTGGAAAGTATCAACTCCCTCCTACAGACTGGATCTCGAACGCGAAGCCGACCTGTATGAAGAAGTTGCCCGCTACTTCGGCATGGATAAAATCCCGTCTGTTCTTCCCCGTATTTCAAAAACTTTTGATGCCTCAATAATCGCTGATACTCCGTACGGCTTTTACCGCAGAATCAAAAATTGGGGACGCGGCGCAGGTCTGCATGAAGCAATCAACTACAGCTTCGTAGGCGATGACGATCTCGATCTTCTCGGCCTGCCCAAAGAAGGACGTGTAAATATTGCCAACCCGTTAAGCGAAGATCAGAATGTTATGCGTACTGAACTGGCTCCCGGCCTGCTTAACACCGTGCGTCACAATCTCGCACAGGGCAACAACCACATCCGTATCTTTGAAATTGCCAAGAAATTCATTGAAGATCCATCCTCCGATACAAATACTCGTGAGCAGACCCGTCTGGGCATAATGCTAAGTGGTGCACGTAACGCATCTGAATGGCCTTTAGAACAAGGTGATGCAGATTACCTTGATGTGAAAGGACTGGTCGAACATCTTATTTCTGACCTCAAACTCGATAAAGCTGAATTCACACTGACTGAAGAGAACAGCTATCTTGAGCCTTGCGTCAAAATAACCTGCGCTGGTGACGAAATCGGGTTCATGGGAATGATCAAAGCTGATATTGCCGACAAATACCACGCCAAAAAAGAAGTATGGATGGCAGATCTTAATGCCGACCTGCTGCGTGAAAAAGTAATGGCTCACAAAATCAAATTTGCGCCACTTCCAGTCTACCCGCCGTCCAGACGTGATGTAACTGTTATCGCAGCTGTATCCCTGCAAGCTGAGACAATCAAACAAGCCATACTCGGCCTTAAGTTGCCCCTGCTTGAATCAGTAGAGCTGGTAACCGTATTCACCCCCGAAGGACAGGATGAGGAACGCAACATTTCCTACCGCCTGACCTACCGTCACGCTCAAAAGACCCTGACAGACAAAGTAGTAGACAAAGAGCATAAAAAGGTGCTTGCAGCGCTTGAGAAAGCACTGCCTGTACGCTTCTAG
- a CDS encoding TetR family transcriptional regulator, with protein MARKTKEEAEKTRQALLGSAFKVFSEKGYAKTTLQDIAEDAGVTRGAVYWHFKNKTDLFEKLFDFAFLPVRNMLFSQFDKDVPPHKMLSNVMKVWLSHAGGDDNFRAAFGIMFNKTEWSEELMPFKLKFREYEFKFIKKVELIIEQGQKEGIFREELKPTIVAAQYFATLLGLAQYTLFFPEEVDIDKKSEPFIEMFMHSCLKET; from the coding sequence ATGGCTAGAAAAACCAAAGAAGAAGCTGAGAAAACCAGGCAGGCATTGCTGGGTTCGGCGTTTAAAGTGTTCAGCGAAAAGGGTTATGCCAAAACAACGCTGCAAGATATTGCTGAAGATGCGGGAGTTACCCGAGGAGCAGTTTACTGGCACTTCAAAAATAAAACGGACCTTTTTGAAAAATTATTTGACTTCGCGTTCCTGCCCGTACGGAACATGCTTTTTTCTCAGTTTGATAAAGATGTTCCTCCGCATAAAATGCTCTCCAATGTAATGAAAGTATGGCTAAGTCACGCTGGCGGGGATGATAATTTCAGAGCAGCTTTCGGTATAATGTTCAACAAAACTGAATGGTCCGAAGAACTTATGCCCTTTAAACTTAAATTCAGAGAGTACGAATTTAAGTTCATTAAAAAAGTGGAACTAATCATCGAGCAAGGACAAAAAGAAGGGATATTCAGAGAGGAACTCAAGCCTACCATAGTTGCGGCGCAGTATTTTGCAACCCTGCTCGGCCTCGCCCAATACACACTCTTCTTTCCAGAAGAAGTTGATATCGATAAAAAATCTGAACCATTTATCGAGATGTTCATGCACTCATGCTTAAAAGAAACTTAA